A single genomic interval of Sulfurovum sp. TSL6 harbors:
- a CDS encoding PDZ domain-containing protein, with amino-acid sequence MKHLFKPEVIKGVWSLLILLLVIKMAWFAVEMLWLPTVGVEHSEERGVKALYYRVKLSPNDAMAPTTKKRPVAGSIKDIKLLAVYNASDVTVVTVQYKRTTKVLAKGEAINGFVLEGAGSNYATFRKNAKTYQINLIVSTKDSGSIKSAQPSATSASSENQVEGEIVDAGDHKIVDRSLLDHYAKNMDDIYKNIGIREIKKGKDLEGFSISFIRKGSPFAKLGIQRGDVIKAINGQKIDSYNAAFEVYKNISNIDNLTLVIQRGKEEMELEYEVN; translated from the coding sequence ATGAAACATCTTTTTAAACCTGAAGTAATCAAAGGGGTCTGGTCGCTTTTGATCCTGTTACTTGTGATTAAAATGGCGTGGTTCGCAGTTGAAATGCTGTGGTTGCCGACGGTGGGAGTAGAGCATAGTGAAGAGAGGGGAGTAAAAGCCCTTTACTATAGAGTCAAGTTAAGCCCAAATGATGCAATGGCACCTACGACCAAGAAGAGACCTGTTGCAGGAAGTATTAAAGATATCAAACTTTTGGCTGTTTACAATGCTTCAGATGTCACTGTCGTGACAGTACAATACAAACGTACAACAAAAGTGCTTGCCAAAGGTGAAGCGATCAATGGATTTGTACTTGAAGGTGCAGGAAGCAACTATGCTACTTTTCGTAAAAATGCAAAAACCTATCAGATCAATTTGATCGTCAGTACAAAGGATAGTGGAAGCATCAAAAGTGCTCAGCCTTCTGCAACTTCAGCCTCTTCAGAAAATCAAGTTGAAGGTGAAATAGTAGATGCAGGGGATCACAAGATCGTAGACCGATCATTGTTGGATCATTATGCTAAAAATATGGATGATATTTATAAGAACATTGGTATTAGGGAAATCAAAAAAGGCAAAGATTTAGAAGGTTTTAGTATCTCCTTTATCCGAAAAGGATCACCTTTTGCGAAGCTTGGGATCCAAAGAGGTGATGTAATCAAGGCGATAAACGGTCAAAAGATAGATAGCTACAATGCTGCTTTTGAGGTGTATAAAAATATTTCAAATATCGATAACCTGACATTGGTTATTCAAAGAGGTAAAGAAGAAATGGAGTTAGAATATGAAGTTAACTAA